From a single Plasmodium coatneyi strain Hackeri chromosome 4, complete sequence genomic region:
- a CDS encoding Acyl carrier protein yields the protein MKAILLWFVFVCGVFAFRHSGNNRLYQSTGNRKGCLNYRKTKNDNGTERRRGYAYSLGSTFDDVKKVISKQLSVEEEKIQMESNFTKLHLIKMNTTTTTMQDLGADSLDLVELIMALEEKFNITISDQDALKISTVQDAIDFIEKNKKSDS from the exons ATGAAGGCAATATTGCTTTGGTTCGTTTTCGTATGCGGCGTGTTCG CTTTCCGACACTCGGGGAACAACCGGCTGTACCAAAGCACGGGCAATCGGAAAGGGTGCCTAAACTACAGGAAAACCAAAAATGATAACGGCACGGAGCGCAGAAGAGGTTACGCCTATTCCCTGGGAAGCACATTCGATGACGTCAAGAAAGTAATTTCCAAGCAGCTCTcagtggaggaggaaaaaatacaaatggaGTCCAATTTTACCAAG CTACACCTCATCAAAATgaacaccaccaccacgacAATGCAGGACCTCGGGGCGGACAGCCTAGACTTAGTTGAGCTCATCATGGCCCTAGAGGAAAAATTCAACATAACAATCTCGGACCAGGATGCTTTGAAGATAAGCACCGTGCAGGATGCAATAGActttattgaaaaaaataaaaaatccgATTcgtga